A region from the Sandaracinus amylolyticus genome encodes:
- a CDS encoding ATP-binding protein, with protein sequence MGESDREALILNVNDNLAARYMVTRMLRGAGYRVAEAATGQRAIELARGLPQPDVIVLDVKLPDLDGFEVCRQLKSCSETSSIKVLHTSAAFVTPDKKVLGLEVGADGYLTQPFEPQELIATVRSLLRLRFAELELRARAERLIEADRRKDEFLAMLGHELRNPLAAISSALPLLAMQPARDPLEDRARAVIDRQTKQLARLVGDLLEVARVTRGAIELRRERLDLRSWIATLAASVTDALPNANTRRLELALGEDPVYVEGDAARIEQIFTNLLDNAIRHTRPGGRIEIALRTLTDVEPHPGGVAELTLRDDGDGIAPEVLPKLFATFYQAAPGIARSAGGLGLGLSLVKRLIELHGGSVAARSDGLGRGSEFAVRFPLARPEAAKDGGSGERAAGGVVLLSPDDRTGETLRDLIGLWGHAATFVRDLPAALDTIALAGADLVLIDVAGMSGARDVVRRVRAATKAAPHGEARIAAIVAADDHTARRRVEDAGFDVMLEAPVDASSLREVLETTLRARSQRRSA encoded by the coding sequence ATGGGCGAATCCGACCGAGAAGCGCTGATCCTGAACGTCAACGACAACCTCGCTGCGCGTTACATGGTGACGCGCATGCTGAGGGGCGCGGGCTACCGCGTTGCGGAGGCGGCGACGGGACAGCGTGCGATCGAGCTCGCGCGCGGGCTACCACAGCCCGACGTGATCGTGCTCGACGTGAAGCTCCCGGACCTCGACGGCTTCGAGGTCTGCAGGCAGCTCAAGTCGTGCTCCGAGACGTCGAGCATCAAGGTGCTCCACACGTCGGCGGCGTTCGTCACGCCGGACAAGAAGGTGCTCGGCCTCGAGGTCGGCGCCGACGGCTACCTCACGCAGCCCTTCGAGCCGCAGGAGCTGATCGCGACGGTGCGCTCGCTCTTGCGCCTGCGCTTCGCCGAGCTCGAGCTGCGCGCGCGGGCCGAGCGGCTGATCGAGGCAGATCGCCGCAAGGACGAGTTCCTCGCGATGCTCGGGCACGAGCTGCGCAACCCGCTCGCCGCGATCTCGAGCGCGCTGCCGCTGCTCGCGATGCAGCCGGCGCGCGACCCGCTCGAGGACCGCGCGCGCGCGGTGATCGATCGCCAGACGAAGCAGCTCGCGCGCCTCGTCGGTGATCTCCTGGAGGTCGCGCGGGTCACGCGCGGCGCGATCGAGCTTCGCCGCGAGCGTCTCGATCTTCGCTCGTGGATCGCGACGCTCGCCGCGTCCGTGACCGACGCGCTCCCGAACGCGAACACGCGGCGCCTCGAGCTCGCGCTCGGCGAGGACCCGGTCTACGTCGAGGGCGACGCCGCGCGCATCGAGCAGATTTTCACGAACCTGCTCGACAACGCGATCCGGCACACGCGGCCCGGCGGGCGCATCGAGATCGCGCTCCGCACGCTGACCGACGTCGAGCCGCACCCCGGCGGCGTCGCCGAGCTCACGCTGCGCGACGACGGCGACGGCATCGCGCCCGAGGTGCTCCCGAAGCTCTTCGCGACCTTCTACCAAGCCGCGCCCGGCATCGCGCGCTCGGCGGGAGGGCTCGGGCTCGGCCTGTCGCTCGTGAAGCGCCTGATCGAGCTGCACGGCGGATCGGTGGCGGCGCGCAGCGACGGACTGGGCCGCGGCAGCGAGTTCGCGGTGCGCTTCCCGCTCGCGCGCCCCGAGGCCGCGAAGGACGGCGGCTCCGGCGAGCGCGCGGCTGGAGGCGTGGTGCTGCTCTCGCCGGACGATCGCACCGGCGAGACGCTGCGCGATCTGATCGGCCTGTGGGGCCACGCCGCGACGTTCGTGCGCGACCTGCCGGCCGCGCTCGACACCATCGCGCTCGCGGGCGCCGACCTGGTGCTGATCGACGTCGCGGGCATGAGCGGTGCGCGCGACGTCGTGCGCCGCGTGCGCGCCGCGACGAAGGCCGCGCCCCACGGCGAGGCGCGCATCGCGGCGATCGTCGCAGCCGACGATCACACTGCGCGCCGCCGCGTCGAGGACGCAGGGTTCGACGTGATGCTCGAAGCGCCGGTCGACGCGTCGAGCCTCCGCGAGGTCCTCGAGACCACGCTCCGGGCGCGGAGCCAGCGCCGGAGCGCGTAG
- a CDS encoding MaoC family dehydratase, producing MTSTTEEALRFARLQKDTLRGMGSLALAGLVPGPLRGMPPIVPGEWIERRVPAPPDALIDAYCDAVGARRDGTVPAHLFPQWAFAMSGELLGGLRYPLLRAVNAGCRLEVRGELPRGRDLIVRGRLAAIDDDGRRAVITQRFTTGVEGATQLVNAEVRAFVPLAKGRRGDGAKKDAPKASAGARELGRFEVGPRAGWEFALLTGDFNPIHWARPWARASGFRGVILHGFGTYSRAWEIVRRARGGLAELDARFTRPLVLPGSARVLADGDAIWVVDANDAVVMEGRAVR from the coding sequence ATGACGAGCACCACCGAGGAGGCGCTCCGGTTCGCGCGGCTGCAGAAGGACACGCTGCGCGGGATGGGCTCGCTCGCGCTCGCGGGGCTCGTGCCCGGGCCGCTGCGCGGCATGCCGCCGATCGTGCCCGGCGAGTGGATCGAGCGGCGGGTCCCGGCGCCGCCCGACGCGCTGATCGACGCGTACTGCGACGCGGTCGGCGCGCGGCGCGACGGCACCGTGCCGGCGCATCTCTTCCCGCAGTGGGCGTTCGCGATGAGTGGCGAGCTCCTCGGCGGGCTGCGCTATCCGCTGCTGCGCGCGGTCAACGCGGGGTGTCGCCTCGAGGTGCGCGGCGAGCTCCCGCGTGGTCGCGATCTGATCGTGCGCGGCCGGCTCGCAGCGATCGACGACGACGGACGGCGCGCGGTGATCACCCAGCGCTTCACCACCGGCGTCGAGGGCGCGACGCAGCTCGTCAACGCGGAGGTGCGCGCGTTCGTGCCGCTCGCGAAGGGCCGTCGCGGCGACGGCGCGAAGAAGGACGCGCCGAAGGCGAGCGCGGGCGCGCGCGAGCTCGGTCGCTTCGAGGTCGGGCCGCGCGCCGGTTGGGAGTTCGCGCTGCTCACCGGCGACTTCAATCCGATTCACTGGGCGCGTCCCTGGGCACGCGCGAGCGGGTTCCGCGGTGTGATCCTGCACGGGTTCGGGACCTACTCGCGCGCTTGGGAGATCGTGCGCCGCGCGCGCGGCGGGCTCGCGGAGCTCGATGCGCGCTTCACGCGTCCGCTGGTGCTCCCGGGCAGCGCGCGCGTCCTCGCGGACGGCGACGCGATCTGGGTCGTCGACGCGAACGACGCGGTCGTGATGGAAGGTCGAGCCGTTCGTTGA
- a CDS encoding ATP-binding protein, whose product MSSSLVSRLIERHSRELALACDASSAITWRDERAVRVLGVRAGQRLTELACPGAEEKLGIFCDRAKREPLEGWELCMLAGDRPVTLVCASVPEPDGSGFAIFASVLPEEIVAVSASTSDALREVDSLNRELARQGRELLRVNHELSESNRGIVQLHDELAQRAEEAATSAEVKSRLVANVSHEFRTPIHSILGLSQLLLDETDGPLTEEQRTQVRFVRSAAEELALLVNDMLDLARLESGIASVRASKFSIGELFETLRGMLRPLLPADSRVQLSIDAPAEDVVLETDRGKIAQVLRNLVTNGIKYTEQGEVRVDVTASATDVRIAVVDTGMGISPNDLPRVFEEFYRAPAAAHLRGTGLGLPLSRKLAELLGGAIEVESELGKGSSFTLVLPRVHPEVRTVEEIRARGSVRDPSRQAVLVVEDDRKTIFVYERYLSLAGYQVIPARSIADARALLNEVNPAAIVLDIMLEGETSWEFLSEVKSSPATRDIPVLVVTVMNREQKARALGADEFWLKPLDQDRLLRRLQQIPRRSSPTKVLVIDDDPRARYLVRRLLDGTAFGLIEAETGHEGVRLAHDQQPQVIILDFLLEETPTTASGRMTAFDVIDALKSDPRTRPIPVIILSSHALGDAERQRLAQTTESILSKENLSRELAMQRIRDALHKAGIHPVSSPGNGG is encoded by the coding sequence GTGAGCTCGTCGCTCGTCTCCAGGTTGATCGAACGACATAGCCGCGAGCTCGCTCTCGCGTGTGACGCGTCGTCGGCGATCACGTGGCGCGACGAGCGCGCGGTGCGTGTGCTCGGCGTCCGCGCCGGCCAACGGCTCACCGAGCTCGCGTGCCCCGGCGCCGAGGAGAAGCTCGGGATCTTCTGCGACCGCGCCAAGCGCGAGCCGCTCGAGGGCTGGGAGCTCTGCATGCTCGCGGGCGATCGCCCGGTGACGCTCGTCTGCGCGAGCGTGCCCGAGCCCGACGGCAGCGGCTTCGCGATCTTCGCGAGCGTGCTGCCCGAGGAGATTGTCGCGGTGTCCGCGTCGACGTCGGACGCCCTGCGCGAGGTCGACTCCTTGAACCGCGAGCTCGCGCGCCAGGGCCGCGAGCTGCTGCGCGTCAACCACGAGCTCTCGGAGTCGAACCGCGGCATCGTCCAGCTCCACGACGAGCTCGCGCAGCGCGCGGAAGAAGCGGCGACCAGCGCCGAGGTGAAGTCGCGCCTCGTCGCGAACGTGAGCCACGAGTTCCGCACGCCGATCCACTCGATCCTCGGCCTCTCGCAGCTCCTGCTCGACGAGACCGACGGGCCGCTCACCGAGGAGCAGCGCACCCAGGTCCGCTTCGTGCGCTCGGCCGCGGAGGAGCTCGCGCTGCTCGTGAACGACATGCTCGATCTCGCGCGCCTCGAGTCGGGCATCGCGAGCGTGCGCGCGTCGAAGTTCTCGATCGGCGAGCTGTTCGAGACGCTGCGCGGGATGTTGCGCCCGCTGCTCCCGGCGGACTCGCGCGTGCAGCTCTCGATCGACGCGCCCGCCGAGGACGTCGTCCTCGAGACCGATCGCGGGAAGATCGCGCAGGTCCTCCGCAACCTCGTCACCAACGGCATCAAGTACACGGAGCAGGGCGAGGTCCGCGTCGACGTCACGGCGTCCGCGACCGACGTGCGCATCGCCGTCGTCGACACCGGCATGGGCATCTCGCCCAACGATCTGCCGCGCGTCTTCGAGGAGTTCTATCGCGCGCCCGCGGCGGCCCACCTGCGCGGCACCGGCCTCGGCCTGCCGCTCTCGCGCAAGCTCGCGGAGCTGCTCGGCGGCGCGATCGAGGTCGAGAGCGAGCTCGGCAAGGGCTCGAGCTTCACCCTCGTGCTCCCCCGCGTGCACCCCGAGGTGCGCACCGTCGAGGAGATCCGCGCGCGGGGCAGCGTGCGCGATCCGTCGCGTCAGGCGGTGCTCGTCGTGGAGGACGATCGCAAGACGATCTTCGTCTACGAGCGCTACCTCTCGCTCGCCGGCTACCAGGTCATCCCGGCGCGCTCGATCGCCGACGCGCGCGCGCTGCTCAACGAGGTGAACCCCGCCGCGATCGTCCTCGACATCATGCTCGAGGGCGAGACCAGCTGGGAGTTCCTCTCCGAGGTGAAGTCGAGCCCCGCGACGCGCGACATCCCGGTGCTCGTCGTGACCGTGATGAACCGCGAGCAGAAGGCGCGCGCGCTCGGCGCCGACGAGTTCTGGCTCAAGCCGCTCGATCAGGATCGCCTGCTCCGCCGCCTCCAGCAGATCCCGAGGCGCTCGAGCCCGACGAAGGTGCTCGTGATCGACGACGATCCGCGCGCCCGCTACCTCGTCCGCCGGCTGCTCGACGGCACCGCGTTCGGGCTCATCGAGGCCGAGACGGGCCACGAAGGCGTGCGCCTCGCGCACGACCAGCAGCCGCAGGTGATCATCCTCGACTTCCTGCTCGAGGAGACCCCGACGACGGCGTCCGGCCGCATGACGGCCTTCGACGTGATCGACGCGCTCAAGTCCGACCCGCGCACGCGTCCGATCCCGGTGATCATCCTCTCGTCCCATGCGCTCGGCGACGCCGAGCGACAGCGCCTGGCCCAGACGACCGAGTCGATCCTCTCGAAGGAGAACCTGTCCCGAGAGCTGGCGATGCAGCGCATCCGTGATGCTCTGCACAAGGCGGGTATCCACCCGGTTTCGAGCCCTGGAAACGGTGGCTAG
- a CDS encoding SDR family oxidoreductase, with product MKSIFRDDVLEKKVAFVTGGGSGICKGIARAYLAHGARVAIVGRKADRLEDAARELSSETGRECVACPADVRNPQEVEGAIEKTLDRFGTLDVVVNGAAGNFLAPAAQLSYNAFRTVVEIDTLGTWNVSKAAFQRHLRDHGGHIVNITATLHYAATPMQAHASAAKAGVDAITRSLALEWGQLGIQVNGIAPGPIADTEGLSRLAPPGYVEKLVQTIPLRRLGRIDDVASCAVWLVSGAASYVHGETIVVDGGAWLPGMGGMMSF from the coding sequence ATGAAGAGCATCTTCCGCGACGACGTGCTCGAGAAGAAGGTCGCGTTCGTGACCGGCGGTGGATCCGGCATCTGCAAGGGGATCGCGCGCGCATACCTCGCGCACGGCGCGCGCGTGGCGATCGTCGGCCGCAAGGCCGATCGCCTCGAGGACGCGGCGCGCGAGCTCTCGAGCGAGACCGGCCGCGAGTGCGTCGCGTGCCCCGCGGACGTGCGCAATCCCCAGGAGGTCGAGGGTGCGATCGAGAAGACGCTCGATCGCTTCGGCACGCTCGACGTCGTGGTGAACGGCGCGGCGGGGAACTTCCTCGCGCCCGCGGCGCAGCTCTCCTACAACGCGTTCCGCACGGTCGTGGAGATCGACACGCTGGGCACGTGGAACGTGAGCAAGGCAGCGTTCCAGCGGCACCTGCGCGATCACGGCGGGCACATCGTGAACATCACCGCGACGCTGCACTACGCGGCGACGCCGATGCAGGCGCACGCGTCGGCGGCGAAGGCGGGCGTGGACGCGATCACGCGCTCCCTCGCGCTCGAGTGGGGGCAGCTCGGGATCCAGGTGAACGGGATCGCGCCCGGGCCGATCGCCGACACCGAGGGGCTCTCGCGGCTCGCGCCGCCGGGCTACGTCGAGAAGCTCGTGCAGACGATCCCGCTGCGCCGCCTCGGTCGCATCGACGACGTCGCGAGCTGCGCGGTGTGGCTCGTGTCGGGCGCCGCGTCGTACGTGCACGGCGAGACGATCGTCGTCGACGGTGGCGCGTGGCTGCCCGGGATGGGCGGAATGATGAGCTTCTAG
- a CDS encoding 3-oxoacyl-ACP reductase: protein MSDVLLEIAKRPAARSLVQRIGLPLPVPEPLRRADGAWREQELAGLDVVIALHGPLAGDVAQVLRGAGARVLSEAPSEGTIGALVVDATGLARVADLRSLYDALHGPIGRIARSGRVIVLGRAPESAASPEAAAAQQALEGLVRSVAKEVGRRGATANLVVIGEGAEERARGVIVFLASARSAFVTAQPFRVTRTAAPLVGEIPRARSLHGKVALVTGAARGIGAATARLLAAEGARVVLLDRPDDERETLAVARAIGGSTISADITDRDAPARIARAITDSHGGLDVVVHNAGVTRDRTLAKMSTKEWDQAVDVNLGAVVRITDALAKGPLRDGGRVILLSSIAGLAGNVGQANYAASKAGIAGLARALAPQLAPRAITVNAIAPGFIETRLTAAIPLVIREAGRRLAALGQGGQPDDVAHAITFLATPHAHGLTGQVLRVCGGALVGA, encoded by the coding sequence ATGAGCGACGTACTCCTGGAGATCGCGAAGCGCCCGGCCGCGCGCAGCCTCGTGCAGCGCATCGGGCTTCCACTGCCCGTGCCCGAGCCGCTCCGTCGCGCCGATGGTGCGTGGCGCGAGCAGGAGCTCGCAGGGCTCGACGTCGTGATCGCGCTGCACGGACCGCTCGCAGGCGACGTCGCGCAAGTGCTCCGCGGCGCGGGCGCGCGCGTGCTCTCCGAGGCGCCGAGCGAAGGGACGATCGGCGCGCTCGTGGTCGACGCGACCGGGCTCGCGCGTGTCGCGGATCTGCGCTCGCTCTACGACGCGCTGCACGGGCCGATCGGCAGGATCGCGCGCTCGGGACGCGTGATCGTCCTCGGTCGCGCGCCCGAGTCCGCCGCGTCGCCGGAGGCCGCGGCCGCGCAGCAGGCGCTCGAGGGGTTGGTGCGCAGCGTCGCGAAGGAGGTCGGACGTCGCGGCGCCACCGCGAACCTCGTCGTGATCGGCGAGGGCGCCGAGGAGCGCGCGCGCGGTGTGATCGTGTTCCTCGCGAGCGCACGCTCGGCGTTCGTCACCGCGCAGCCGTTCCGCGTGACGCGCACCGCCGCACCGCTCGTGGGCGAGATCCCGCGCGCCCGATCGCTGCACGGCAAGGTCGCGCTCGTCACCGGCGCGGCGCGCGGCATCGGCGCGGCCACCGCGCGCCTGCTCGCGGCGGAGGGCGCGCGCGTCGTGCTCCTCGATCGACCCGATGACGAGCGCGAGACGCTCGCCGTGGCGCGCGCGATCGGCGGTAGCACGATCTCCGCCGACATCACCGACCGCGACGCGCCCGCGCGCATCGCGCGCGCGATCACCGACTCGCACGGCGGCCTCGACGTCGTGGTGCACAACGCGGGTGTCACCCGCGATCGCACGCTCGCGAAGATGTCGACGAAGGAGTGGGATCAGGCCGTCGACGTGAACCTCGGCGCGGTGGTGCGCATCACCGACGCGCTCGCGAAGGGCCCGCTGCGCGACGGCGGTCGCGTGATCCTCCTCTCGTCGATCGCGGGGCTCGCGGGCAACGTCGGCCAGGCCAACTACGCCGCATCCAAGGCGGGCATCGCCGGCTTGGCCCGCGCGCTCGCGCCGCAGCTCGCGCCGCGCGCGATCACGGTCAACGCGATCGCGCCGGGCTTCATCGAGACCCGCCTCACCGCCGCGATCCCGCTCGTGATCCGCGAGGCTGGTCGGCGGCTCGCGGCGCTCGGTCAGGGCGGTCAGCCCGACGACGTCGCGCACGCGATCACGTTCCTCGCGACGCCCCACGCACATGGCCTGACCGGCCAGGTCCTGCGCGTGTGTGGTGGTGCGCTCGTCGGCGCGTGA